From one Lycium ferocissimum isolate CSIRO_LF1 chromosome 7, AGI_CSIRO_Lferr_CH_V1, whole genome shotgun sequence genomic stretch:
- the LOC132064374 gene encoding uncharacterized protein LOC132064374 isoform X3, translated as MGSLGGEVSASVQKKKAMWLYPKVMGVHPSERWGHSSCYSNGFVYVFGGCRGGLHFSDVLVLNLEAMAWSILVTTGQGPGPRDSHSAVLVGHRMVVFGGTNGLRKLDVVGPSPGARAGHASVNFGSKVYVIGGVGDKKYYNDVWVLDVINSSWTQLDVMGQKPQGRFSHTAAARNTDIVIYGGCGEDERPLNELLILQFGVEYPNGTSTFSGCRASGNTSHYDKKRFLREKDNSSQEAICRGKKEDILATGSQELEFVSKAAFRFSSDTLHPKRRRMSHNSHVFNLESDQEDQPSLSQRCSPPSQSDVEMSTIKPVSGSGTASDRFPLARQQQHLTPSNCQPRNVVTRNPHDLQLFREQLNPSNSGHVSAVLMGKQEVQCQSVEAGRFHNLIGAEIRGKVDGAFDSGYLMTAIVNGKIFRGVLFAPAPDLVQRGPILGQNPSPPPGQIGVSYANTHANHVSLACRRQPQQLVQMQVPELGRQSLEKVPVRRSTSSVMRSSHQLEKDSQQRKELEGVVLTLGGPGCGNGRT; from the exons ATGGGATCTTTAGGTGGTGAAGTATCAGCATCAGTACAGAAGAAGAAGGCAATGTGGTTATATCCAAAGGTGATGGGTGTTCATCCTTCTGAGAGATGGGGCCATTCTTCTTGTTACTCTAATGGCTTTGTTTATGTTTTTGGG GGATGTCGAGGGGGTTTACATTTTAGCGATGTACTTGTACTAAATCTTGAGGCAATGGCTTGGAGCATCCTTGTGACAACAGGGCAAGGACCGGGGCCAAGAGATAGCCACAGTGCTGTTCTTGTTGGCCACAGAATGGTAGTATTTGGGGGTACAAATGGCTTAAGGAAG CTGGATGTTGTTGGACCATCACCTGGTGCTCGAGCCGGTCATGCCTCTGTGAATTTTGGGTCGAAG GTATATGTGATTGGTGGAGTTGGAGACAAGAAATACTACAATGATGTTTGGGTTCTTGATGTGATAAATTCATCATGGACGCAGCTTGATGTAATGGGCCAAAAACCACAGGGACGATTTTCTCATACTGCTGCTGCTCGGAACACGGATATTGTAATCTATGGAGG TTGTGGTGAGGATGAGCGGCCACTTAATGAGTTACTTATCTTGCAGTTTGGAGTAGAATATCCTAATGGGACTAGCACCTTTTCTGGTTGCAGAGCTTCTGGAAATACAAGTCATTATGATAAGAAAAGGTTCCTGAGAGAAAAAGACAATAGCTCG CAGGAAGCTATATGTAGGGGAAAGAAGGAAGATATACTAGCAACAGGATCTCAAGAACTTGAGTTCGTATCAAAAGCAGCTTTTCGCTTTAGTTCTG ACACATTGCATCCAAAGAGGAGAAGAATGAGCCACAATTCACACGTATTTAATCTGGAGTCGGATCAAGAAGATCAGCCTTCTCTATCTCAACGCTGTTCTCCTCCGTCCCAATCCGACGTAGAAATGAGTACTATTAAGCCAGTCTCTGGTTCCGGCACTGCATCAGATCGGTTTCCTTTAGCAAGGCAGCAGCAACATTTGACCCCTAGCAATTGCCAACCGAGGAATGTCGTAACAAGGAATCCTCATGATTTACAATTATTTAGAGAACAATTAAATCCATCAAACTCAGGACATGTATCTGCCGTTCTTATGGGTAAGCAGGAAGTACAATGCCAATCCGTGGAGGCAGGACGATTCCACAACTTG ATTGGAGCTGAGATCCGGGGAAAAGTGGATGGAGCATTTGATTCTGGTTATCTGATGACCGCCATTGTTAATGGAAAGATTTTTCGAGGTGTTCTGTTTGCTCCG GCACCTGATCTAGTACAACGAGGACCCATCCTTGGTCAGAATCCTTCACCCCCTCCGGGACAGATTGGTGTCAGCTATGCTAACACACACGCTAATCATGTAAGTCTGGCTTGTCGAAGGCAACCTCAGCAGTTGGTGCAAATGCAAGTTCCAGAACTCGGACGACAGAGCTTAGAGAAGGTTCCGGTTagaagatcaacatcatcaGTCATGAGATCATCTCATCAACTAGAGAAGGATTCACAGCAAAGAAAAGAACTTGAAGGAGTGGTTCTCACACTAGGAGGTCCAGGATGTGGCAATGGAAGAACATAG
- the LOC132064372 gene encoding pentatricopeptide repeat-containing protein At4g01990, mitochondrial-like, protein MVSRATCLKLLRSTTTYRRCFSTETPVAVSTPVVTQYNRRNAGRRKLSDLLNRTDAETNLKDALNKLHNEGKPLRKLDIIDCINHLRRTDRFDLALQLSEWMESSKIMITNGDRAIRIDLLAKTKGTDSAEKYFDSLQESEKTIKTYGALLSCYCRQKKIDKVLKLFEKMKELNVTSTLNYNNVISLHLNNGQPGKVSALVQEMEQRNVAADLYTYNQLMNSYASMKDIVSVEDVLEKMEKQQVKFDWFTYANLAGIYINTGRLDKANDTLQKMEKMEDMHDREAFHSLITLYEKASNPSGVNRAWELLKKVFPTPSKISYLITLLALSKLGDLETLEKRFREWESGCKFYDIKISNVMIESYLNRNMIEEANLLYENVLKQGVEPNLRTFDAFTNFHIKNSQIDSALKYLEMGASKENPKKKSWFPMDETVKMFLAYFEENNDPVRVEKFCEIMKKINRLDSTVYDSLLCTNSAASEVEL, encoded by the exons ATGGTGAGCAGAGCTACCTGTTTGAAGCTTCTCCGATCAACGACGACGTATCGCCGATGCTTCTCAACAGAAACTCCGGTGGCGGTATCAACTCCGGTCGTTACTCAATACAACCGAAGAAACGCCGGTCGCCGGAAATTGTCGGACCTTTTAAACAGAACAGACGCAGAAACTAATTTGAAAGATGCTTTAAACAAATTGCATAACGAAGGGAAACCCTTAAGAAAGCTAGATATTATTGACTGTATCAACCATTTACGTAGAACCGATAGGTTTGATCTTGCCCTTCAG CTGTCTGAATGGATGGAAAGCAGCAAAATTATGATCACCAATGGTGATCGTGCAATACGGATAGACCTTCTGGCCAAGACAAAGGGCACAGATTCAGCCGAAAAGTATTTCGACAGCCTGCAAGAATCAGAAAAAACTATTAAAACATATGGAGCACTTCTCAGCTGTTATTGCAGGCAGAAAAAGATTGATAAAGTTTTGAAGCTttttgagaagatgaaagaGCTCAATGTTACATCTACCTTAAATTATAACAATGTGATATCTCTTCATTTAAACAATGGCCAGCCTGGAAAAGTCTCTGCACTAGTTCAAGAAATGGAGCAGAGAAATGTTGCAGCTGATTTGTACACATATAATCAGTTGATGAACAGTTATGCTTCAATGAAGGATATAGTATCAGTTGAGGACGTTCTTGAAAAGATGGAAAAGCAGCAGGTAAAGTTTGACTGGTTCACATATGCAAACCTAGCTGGGATATATATCAATACCGGGCGCCTTGATAAGGCGAATGATACTCTccaaaaaatggagaaaatggaAGATATGCACGACCGTGAGGCTTTCCATTCCTTAATCACATTGTATGAGAAAGCTTCTAATCCGTCAGGAGTCAATCGCGCATGGGAATTATTAAAGAAAGTTTTCCCAACTCCCAGCAAGATTAGCTATCTCATCACGCTTTTGGCTCTATCCAAACTGGGGGACTTGGAAACCCTTGAGAAGCGTTTTAGAGAATGGGAATCAGGCTGTAAATTCTATGACATCAAAATTTCAAATGTGATGATAGAGTCCTATCTCAACAGAAATATGATTGAAGAAGCAAATTTGCTTTATGAAAATGTGTTGAAACAAGGTGTTGAACCCAACTTAAGGACTTTCGATGCATTCACAAATTTCCATATAAAAAATTCGCAGATAGATTCCGCTCTGAAGTATTTGGAGATGGGTGCCAGCAAGGAAAATCCTAAGAAAAAAAGTTGGTTCCCTATGGATGAAACCGTCAAGATGTTTCTAGcatattttgaggaaaataatgACCCTGTTAGAGTTGAGAAGTTCTGCGAGATTATGAAGAAGATCAATCGCCTCGATTCTACTGTATATGACTCTCTTCTATGCACAAACTCTGCAGCCTCTGAAGTAGAATTATGA
- the LOC132064374 gene encoding tip elongation aberrant protein 1-like isoform X2 codes for MGSLGGEVSASVQKKKAMWLYPKVMGVHPSERWGHSSCYSNGFVYVFGGCRGGLHFSDVLVLNLEAMAWSILVTTGQGPGPRDSHSAVLVGHRMVVFGGTNGLRKVNDIHVLDVRSQEWTQLECQGNPPSPRESHTATLVGGDKLVIFGGSGEGEANYLNDLHVLDLKTMRWSSPDVRGEMPAPRDSHSAVAIGNRLYIYGGDCGDRYQGDVDVLDMDTLMWSKLDVVGPSPGARAGHASVNFGSKVYVIGGVGDKKYYNDVWVLDVINSSWTQLDVMGQKPQGRFSHTAAARNTDIVIYGGCGEDERPLNELLILQFGVEYPNGTSTFSGCRASGNTSHYDKKRFLREKDNSSEAICRGKKEDILATGSQELEFVSKAAFRFSSDTLHPKRRRMSHNSHVFNLESDQEDQPSLSQRCSPPSQSDVEMSTIKPVSGSGTASDRFPLARQQQHLTPSNCQPRNVVTRNPHDLQLFREQLNPSNSGHVSAVLMGKQEVQCQSVEAGRFHNLIGAEIRGKVDGAFDSGYLMTAIVNGKIFRGVLFAPAPDLVQRGPILGQNPSPPPGQIGVSYANTHANHVSLACRRQPQQLVQMQVPELGRQSLEKVPVRRSTSSVMRSSHQLEKDSQQRKELEGVVLTLGGPGCGNGRT; via the exons ATGGGATCTTTAGGTGGTGAAGTATCAGCATCAGTACAGAAGAAGAAGGCAATGTGGTTATATCCAAAGGTGATGGGTGTTCATCCTTCTGAGAGATGGGGCCATTCTTCTTGTTACTCTAATGGCTTTGTTTATGTTTTTGGG GGATGTCGAGGGGGTTTACATTTTAGCGATGTACTTGTACTAAATCTTGAGGCAATGGCTTGGAGCATCCTTGTGACAACAGGGCAAGGACCGGGGCCAAGAGATAGCCACAGTGCTGTTCTTGTTGGCCACAGAATGGTAGTATTTGGGGGTACAAATGGCTTAAGGAAGGTCAATGATATTCATGTATTGGATGTCAGGAGCCAAGAATGGACTCAACTCGAATGTCAAGGCAATCCACCTTCCCCGCGTGAAAGTCACACGGCTACTCTCGTTGGTGGTgataaattagtcatctttggtgGTAGTGGTGAAGGCGAGGCAAACTATTTGAATGATTTACATGTTTTGGACCTTAAAACTATGAGGTGGTCATCTCCTGATGTGAGGGGTGAAATGCCTGCTCCTAGGGATAGTCACAGTGCTGTTGCGATCGGTAATAGGCTCTATATTTATGGTGGAGACTGTGGTGACCGATATCAAGGTGACGTTGATGTGCTCGACATGGACACACTAATGTGGTCAAAG CTGGATGTTGTTGGACCATCACCTGGTGCTCGAGCCGGTCATGCCTCTGTGAATTTTGGGTCGAAG GTATATGTGATTGGTGGAGTTGGAGACAAGAAATACTACAATGATGTTTGGGTTCTTGATGTGATAAATTCATCATGGACGCAGCTTGATGTAATGGGCCAAAAACCACAGGGACGATTTTCTCATACTGCTGCTGCTCGGAACACGGATATTGTAATCTATGGAGG TTGTGGTGAGGATGAGCGGCCACTTAATGAGTTACTTATCTTGCAGTTTGGAGTAGAATATCCTAATGGGACTAGCACCTTTTCTGGTTGCAGAGCTTCTGGAAATACAAGTCATTATGATAAGAAAAGGTTCCTGAGAGAAAAAGACAATAGCTCG GAAGCTATATGTAGGGGAAAGAAGGAAGATATACTAGCAACAGGATCTCAAGAACTTGAGTTCGTATCAAAAGCAGCTTTTCGCTTTAGTTCTG ACACATTGCATCCAAAGAGGAGAAGAATGAGCCACAATTCACACGTATTTAATCTGGAGTCGGATCAAGAAGATCAGCCTTCTCTATCTCAACGCTGTTCTCCTCCGTCCCAATCCGACGTAGAAATGAGTACTATTAAGCCAGTCTCTGGTTCCGGCACTGCATCAGATCGGTTTCCTTTAGCAAGGCAGCAGCAACATTTGACCCCTAGCAATTGCCAACCGAGGAATGTCGTAACAAGGAATCCTCATGATTTACAATTATTTAGAGAACAATTAAATCCATCAAACTCAGGACATGTATCTGCCGTTCTTATGGGTAAGCAGGAAGTACAATGCCAATCCGTGGAGGCAGGACGATTCCACAACTTG ATTGGAGCTGAGATCCGGGGAAAAGTGGATGGAGCATTTGATTCTGGTTATCTGATGACCGCCATTGTTAATGGAAAGATTTTTCGAGGTGTTCTGTTTGCTCCG GCACCTGATCTAGTACAACGAGGACCCATCCTTGGTCAGAATCCTTCACCCCCTCCGGGACAGATTGGTGTCAGCTATGCTAACACACACGCTAATCATGTAAGTCTGGCTTGTCGAAGGCAACCTCAGCAGTTGGTGCAAATGCAAGTTCCAGAACTCGGACGACAGAGCTTAGAGAAGGTTCCGGTTagaagatcaacatcatcaGTCATGAGATCATCTCATCAACTAGAGAAGGATTCACAGCAAAGAAAAGAACTTGAAGGAGTGGTTCTCACACTAGGAGGTCCAGGATGTGGCAATGGAAGAACATAG
- the LOC132064373 gene encoding uncharacterized protein LOC132064373 has translation MEQPMLLKLLLVSIAVLGSTRIQFVSTHQESGDWHCDADVESRVSAEFKPGLVTLDGHADDWENIDGFEFSLLPALDPDHDHEYKDGKMTVKALHDGKDVYFLLQVDGEYVYKKGNDKNCPSVALMFQIGESATYHSMGGCKQSPDACNKKTCRGHEVDIMHFSIGNAIPGRLYGGNPVDNRDGNGGDRFGHLVDLYAWSPHCLNLDGVSPKGNDTSAQNDWRGAWWHSSFTTHSGYSEEDSPYSTKGQKGTFYFEFSRPLRTMDRLQQDVQFTIGQMSKFSAAFWYPEDGNAWHGSGHYTISCDWVPLDVPPGSSAGAKVVSRSSWDAVSSGFAFLLSIVSFGVTIFIGYWVHKKNSTSFQRIGG, from the exons ATGGAGCAACCCATGCTCCTTAAACTCTTGTTAGTCTCAATTGCGGTTCTTGGGTCAACCCGGATCCAATTCGTCTCTACCCATCAAGAATCCGGTGACTGGCATTGCGATGCTGACGTGGAATCCCGAGTTTCTGCAGAGTTCAAACCTGGACTTGTAACACTTGATGGACATGCTGATGATTGGGAGAATATTGATGGGTTTGAGTTTTCTCTTCTTCCTGCTCTTGACCCGGATCATGACCATGAATATAAAGATGGAAAGATGACTGTTAAG GCTTTGCACGACGGAAAAGATGTGTACTTTTTGTTGCAAGTTGATGGAGAATATGTATACAAGAAAGG AAATGACAAGAATTGCCCATCTGTAGCACTGATGTTTCAAATTGGTGAGAGTGCCACATATCATAGT ATGGGTGGGTGTAAGCAATCACCTGATGCATGCAACAAAAAAACTTGTCGTGGGCACGAAGTCGATATCATGCACTTCTCTATTGGAAATGCTATCCCTGGCAGATTGTATGGTGGAAATCCAGTCGACAACCGAGATGGTAATGGGGGAGACAG ATTTGGTCATCTAGTTGATTTGTATGCATGGAGCCCACACTGTCTGAATCTGGATGGGGTTAGTCCTAAAG GAAATGATACTTCTGCTCAGAATGACTGGAGGGGCGCATGGTGGCATAGCAGCTTCACAACCCATTCAG GTTATTCTGAGGAAGACAGTCCTTATTCGACAAAGGGTCAAAAGGGAACATtctattttgaattttctaggcCCCTGAGAACCATGGATCGTCTTCAGCAG GATGTGCAATTCACTATCGGTCAGATGAGCAAGTTTTCAGCTGCATTTTGGTATCCGGAGGATGGAAATGCATGGCACGGATCAGGACATTACACGATTAGCTGTGACTGGGTACCTCTAGATGTTCCTCCAGGTTCATCTGCAGGAGCCAAAGTGGTATCAAGAAGCTCTTGGGATGCTGTTTCCAGTGGTTTTGCTTTTCTGTTATCTATTGTTTCATTTGGTGTAACCATTTTTATTGGTTattgggttcataagaaaaatTCCACCTCTTTTCAACGCATTGGTGGTTAG
- the LOC132064374 gene encoding acyl-CoA-binding domain-containing protein 6-like isoform X1 encodes MGSLGGEVSASVQKKKAMWLYPKVMGVHPSERWGHSSCYSNGFVYVFGGCRGGLHFSDVLVLNLEAMAWSILVTTGQGPGPRDSHSAVLVGHRMVVFGGTNGLRKVNDIHVLDVRSQEWTQLECQGNPPSPRESHTATLVGGDKLVIFGGSGEGEANYLNDLHVLDLKTMRWSSPDVRGEMPAPRDSHSAVAIGNRLYIYGGDCGDRYQGDVDVLDMDTLMWSKLDVVGPSPGARAGHASVNFGSKVYVIGGVGDKKYYNDVWVLDVINSSWTQLDVMGQKPQGRFSHTAAARNTDIVIYGGCGEDERPLNELLILQFGVEYPNGTSTFSGCRASGNTSHYDKKRFLREKDNSSQEAICRGKKEDILATGSQELEFVSKAAFRFSSDTLHPKRRRMSHNSHVFNLESDQEDQPSLSQRCSPPSQSDVEMSTIKPVSGSGTASDRFPLARQQQHLTPSNCQPRNVVTRNPHDLQLFREQLNPSNSGHVSAVLMGKQEVQCQSVEAGRFHNLIGAEIRGKVDGAFDSGYLMTAIVNGKIFRGVLFAPAPDLVQRGPILGQNPSPPPGQIGVSYANTHANHVSLACRRQPQQLVQMQVPELGRQSLEKVPVRRSTSSVMRSSHQLEKDSQQRKELEGVVLTLGGPGCGNGRT; translated from the exons ATGGGATCTTTAGGTGGTGAAGTATCAGCATCAGTACAGAAGAAGAAGGCAATGTGGTTATATCCAAAGGTGATGGGTGTTCATCCTTCTGAGAGATGGGGCCATTCTTCTTGTTACTCTAATGGCTTTGTTTATGTTTTTGGG GGATGTCGAGGGGGTTTACATTTTAGCGATGTACTTGTACTAAATCTTGAGGCAATGGCTTGGAGCATCCTTGTGACAACAGGGCAAGGACCGGGGCCAAGAGATAGCCACAGTGCTGTTCTTGTTGGCCACAGAATGGTAGTATTTGGGGGTACAAATGGCTTAAGGAAGGTCAATGATATTCATGTATTGGATGTCAGGAGCCAAGAATGGACTCAACTCGAATGTCAAGGCAATCCACCTTCCCCGCGTGAAAGTCACACGGCTACTCTCGTTGGTGGTgataaattagtcatctttggtgGTAGTGGTGAAGGCGAGGCAAACTATTTGAATGATTTACATGTTTTGGACCTTAAAACTATGAGGTGGTCATCTCCTGATGTGAGGGGTGAAATGCCTGCTCCTAGGGATAGTCACAGTGCTGTTGCGATCGGTAATAGGCTCTATATTTATGGTGGAGACTGTGGTGACCGATATCAAGGTGACGTTGATGTGCTCGACATGGACACACTAATGTGGTCAAAG CTGGATGTTGTTGGACCATCACCTGGTGCTCGAGCCGGTCATGCCTCTGTGAATTTTGGGTCGAAG GTATATGTGATTGGTGGAGTTGGAGACAAGAAATACTACAATGATGTTTGGGTTCTTGATGTGATAAATTCATCATGGACGCAGCTTGATGTAATGGGCCAAAAACCACAGGGACGATTTTCTCATACTGCTGCTGCTCGGAACACGGATATTGTAATCTATGGAGG TTGTGGTGAGGATGAGCGGCCACTTAATGAGTTACTTATCTTGCAGTTTGGAGTAGAATATCCTAATGGGACTAGCACCTTTTCTGGTTGCAGAGCTTCTGGAAATACAAGTCATTATGATAAGAAAAGGTTCCTGAGAGAAAAAGACAATAGCTCG CAGGAAGCTATATGTAGGGGAAAGAAGGAAGATATACTAGCAACAGGATCTCAAGAACTTGAGTTCGTATCAAAAGCAGCTTTTCGCTTTAGTTCTG ACACATTGCATCCAAAGAGGAGAAGAATGAGCCACAATTCACACGTATTTAATCTGGAGTCGGATCAAGAAGATCAGCCTTCTCTATCTCAACGCTGTTCTCCTCCGTCCCAATCCGACGTAGAAATGAGTACTATTAAGCCAGTCTCTGGTTCCGGCACTGCATCAGATCGGTTTCCTTTAGCAAGGCAGCAGCAACATTTGACCCCTAGCAATTGCCAACCGAGGAATGTCGTAACAAGGAATCCTCATGATTTACAATTATTTAGAGAACAATTAAATCCATCAAACTCAGGACATGTATCTGCCGTTCTTATGGGTAAGCAGGAAGTACAATGCCAATCCGTGGAGGCAGGACGATTCCACAACTTG ATTGGAGCTGAGATCCGGGGAAAAGTGGATGGAGCATTTGATTCTGGTTATCTGATGACCGCCATTGTTAATGGAAAGATTTTTCGAGGTGTTCTGTTTGCTCCG GCACCTGATCTAGTACAACGAGGACCCATCCTTGGTCAGAATCCTTCACCCCCTCCGGGACAGATTGGTGTCAGCTATGCTAACACACACGCTAATCATGTAAGTCTGGCTTGTCGAAGGCAACCTCAGCAGTTGGTGCAAATGCAAGTTCCAGAACTCGGACGACAGAGCTTAGAGAAGGTTCCGGTTagaagatcaacatcatcaGTCATGAGATCATCTCATCAACTAGAGAAGGATTCACAGCAAAGAAAAGAACTTGAAGGAGTGGTTCTCACACTAGGAGGTCCAGGATGTGGCAATGGAAGAACATAG